A part of Chlorocebus sabaeus isolate Y175 chromosome 4, mChlSab1.0.hap1, whole genome shotgun sequence genomic DNA contains:
- the MED10 gene encoding mediator of RNA polymerase II transcription subunit 10 isoform X2 has protein sequence MAEKFDHLEEHLEKFVENIRQLGIIVSDFQPSSQAGLNQKLNFIVTGLQDIDKCRQQLHDITVPLEVFEYIDQGRNPQLYTKECLERALAKNEQVKGKIDTMKKFKSLLIQELSKVFPEDMAKYRSIRGEDHLPS, from the exons ATGGCGGAGAAGTTTGACCACCTAGAGGAGCACCTGGAGAAGTTCGTGGAGAACATTCGGCAGCTCGGCATCATCGTCAGTGACTTCCAGCCTAGCAGCCAGGCCGGGCTCAACCAGAAGCT GAATTTTATCGTTACTGGCTTACAGGATATTGATAAGTGCAGACAGCAGCTTCATGATATTACTGTACCGTTAGAAGTTTTTGA ATATATAGATCAAGGTCGAAACCCCCAGCTCTATACCAAAGAGTGCCTGGAGAGGGCTCTAGCTAAAAATGAGCAAGTTAAAGGCAAGATCGACACCATGAAG aaatttaAAAGCCTGTTGATTCAAGAACTTTCTAAAGTATTTCCGGAAGACATGGCTAAGTATCGAAGCATCCGGGGGGAGGATCACCTGCCTTCTTAA
- the MED10 gene encoding mediator of RNA polymerase II transcription subunit 10 isoform X1, translating to MIYFPFPYQVNHTFFSSVSPLMCNPLPAFSSRSSSGNSVLSPAGRQAPRNFIVTGLQDIDKCRQQLHDITVPLEVFEYIDQGRNPQLYTKECLERALAKNEQVKGKIDTMKKFKSLLIQELSKVFPEDMAKYRSIRGEDHLPS from the exons ATGATATATTTTCCGTTTCCCTATCAAGTGAATCATACTTTCTTTTCTAGCGTCTCCCCTCTGATGTGTAACCCCCTCCCAGCCTTTTCCTCCCGGAGCTCTTCTGGGAATTCAGTTCTGTCCCCCGCAGGGAGGCAGGCTCCGCG GAATTTTATCGTTACTGGCTTACAGGATATTGATAAGTGCAGACAGCAGCTTCATGATATTACTGTACCGTTAGAAGTTTTTGA ATATATAGATCAAGGTCGAAACCCCCAGCTCTATACCAAAGAGTGCCTGGAGAGGGCTCTAGCTAAAAATGAGCAAGTTAAAGGCAAGATCGACACCATGAAG aaatttaAAAGCCTGTTGATTCAAGAACTTTCTAAAGTATTTCCGGAAGACATGGCTAAGTATCGAAGCATCCGGGGGGAGGATCACCTGCCTTCTTAA